A genomic window from Salvelinus alpinus chromosome 10, SLU_Salpinus.1, whole genome shotgun sequence includes:
- the LOC139532335 gene encoding otolith matrix protein 1, which produces MDHLDRRLAVTLLLFSFISFSTQKTSISWCVVSEAEEQKCLDLAGSATARNIRGTLLCVRGQSPTDCMEKIKNGTADAAAMFADDIYTAGWCYGLELAAGESYNGVDGISYYVVAMARRSSSDLSLLEMHERSSCHPGIRTTVGWTVPIGFLVNTSQISVDEQCNFPKAVGDFFGYSCVPGVKDREHDPRGNNPKNLCEACIGDDNERHICVNNHRERHYGEAGALRCVAENLGDVAFVKHTTIFDNLDGNNMESWAMDLELEDLKLLCPDGSEAGLFDHETCHLAVVPANAVVVRLEDKCRVWKYLERLQNVFGNTTMFSSVGYTQSDLLFSDSTHHLLRVVGSYTSWLGPTYTTVLQAFECESLC; this is translated from the exons AGAAATGTCTGGATCTGGCTGGGAGTGCTACAGCTCGGAATATCAGAGGAACGCTGCTGTGCGTCCGTGGCCAGAGTCCCACAGACTGTATGGAGAAGATCAAG AATGGTACAGCTGATGCAGCAGCCATGTTTGCTGATGACATCTACACAGCTGGCTGGTGCTATGGACTAGAACTGGCTGCTGGAGAGTCTTACAACGGAGTGG ATGGTATCAGCTACTATGTTGTAGCTATGGCTCGTCGCTCCTCCAGTGACCTGTCCCTGTTGGAGATGCATGAACGCAG CTCCTGTCACCCAGGGATCCGTACCACGGTGGGCTGGACTGTTCCTATTGGCTTCCTGGTCAACACCTCACAGATCAGTGTCGATGAACAATGCAACTTTCCTAAAG CGGTGGGGGACTTCTTTGGCTACAGCTGTGTACCAGGAGTAAAGGACAGAGAACACGACCCCAGAGGAAACAACCCTAAGAACCTGTGTGAAGCCTGCATAGGAGACGACAACGAGAGACATATATGTGTTAACAACCACCGAGAGAGACACTATGGAGAGGCTGGAGCActgag GTGTGTGGCTGAGAATTTGGGCGATGTGGCATTTGTCAAACACACCACCATTTTTGACAACTTGGATG GCAACAATATGGAATCATGGGCCATGGACCTGGAACTGGAGGACCTAAAGCTGCTGTGCCCGGATGGCAGCGAGGCCGGGCTGTTTGACCATGAGACGTGTCACCTGGCTGTGGTGCCAGCTAACGCTGTGGTGGTACGACTAGAGGACAAGTGTAGAGTCTGGAAATACCTGGAACgcctacag aATGTGTTTGGGAACACCACCATGTTCAGCTCAGTGGGCTACACCCAATCAGATCTCCTGTTTTCTGACTCCACCCACCACCTGCTCAGGGTTGTGGGTAGTTACACTTCCTGGTTGGGTCCTACATACACCACTGTCCTGCAGGCCTTCGAGTGTGAAA GTTTGTGCTGA